Genomic segment of Geotrypetes seraphini chromosome 4, aGeoSer1.1, whole genome shotgun sequence:
tcttattaaagaaatgacaattttgcatgaggtaaaactctttatagtttataaatctttccttttggctaagtcttaataataatattgtaatttatagctaaagagacatatgatcaagaaactgttttattttacttttgtgtttaGGATAAACATactaagggcctcaaaatagtacctggtgggccgcaagtttgagaccactgccctagattgatagcatggaatattgctacaccttgggttttggccaggtactagtgacctggattggccaccgtgagaacgagctactgggcttaatggaccattggtccagtaaggctattttttatgttcttatgtaagggtACTGGTATGCAAAATAAatgaatttatccaggtaaaTCTTATCTGTTCAAAATTCCACCCTCCCCATTTTACCAGACTAAATACGTGAAATGAAAATCATTACTCAAAGGGTAGTTACAGCAGCAATATTTACTGTGGGAgtcatgattttataaatactGCTGAAGTAAAATATGCAAACATCAATTTGCTTTGCTACAGTTGGGAACATTGTGTGTTCTTGGCAGTGAAAAGGAAGCGATAGTGGACTCTAAGTTGGGTGTGCTACTGTTAAAGGGAGCAGTGGTGGAATTCAATACCCCCACAACTCTGGCACGATCGAGCCCCCTCCTCTTGTAGTACACCCACTCCGCCAACAGTCCCAGCAATATTGGAGTCCCCCGCAGTACCCTACATTCCCTtcacctcttctccctcccccacctactGGGGATCTCCTTGGTGCCTAGTGACGAAGCAGGAATGATCCCCAGTTGCTTCTGCCCTGTCAGCTCCTGGTTTACAAATGGTGCCTCTTATCACTAGTTGGTGTCTTACTGTGCTAGCATTAAGCAGCCAAATAAAGTTGCAGTCCCAGCTTGATCTGTTTCCCGAGTGCTTCACCCCTCTTTTCTACTCTTCTGATCATACACAGAGCCAACATATACACAGTTACAGACACATAAAGGTTGGAAATAATTTCAAGAAGCATGTTTTGTATGCTTTTCCCTCCATGCTTCTTCCCCTAGGTTGCTTCTTAGTGATTCAGACGTATATTTAATTTTGTCGTAAATTCTACTAAGAAACCTCGATTCCCTcgtactaaagtgcattaagcaATTGATGCAGGAATTAGAACCAGACTATCAGATAATGCAGCAACTTGGCAGTGCATGTTAAGTCCTGCATCGACTGACAAATGAGGAATGGAGCGAAGACTGGGTTGGGACTGTACTTTATATTGGCCAAATAGGCACCTACAGTCCTACACTTATGCTATTTTACAAAGATGCATAGATACAAATGTGTCCTTATAAAATAGCATCACAAAAGCTACCAAAACAGTGGCTCAAATGCAGCTGCATATATTTACATCAGCTCAGGAGCTACGCTTACTAATTCTGAAATACCAGGATAGCATCAGAAAGCAGATTTCCATGTAATATTTACCTACAACATACATATAGACATCGTGTACTGTGTATCTAAATCAAGCTGCTGTCATGGAACTGTAAGGGGTTTGCtctatatattttaaattattttgataCTCCATGTATGCTCCTGTTGTAGTAAGTGACTATTCACCAGAAGATTTTCCCAGCATACAAATATTTTGAGGGGAAAAGACTGTAAAGTATATTAGAATTTTCAATTTTACAGGGTTCCAGTGTATTAAACCCACAGACCAATTAAAAGTTGCACTCAGGGCTTAAGGTAGAACTAGAAGGGAGGAAGCAGACAGGTCAGAACTAAGCAAAGAGACTTTTGAGGAGAGAGGCTCTCTTAAACCAACCTGCACACATCCCCAGACATTGATATGAGGGATACAGGAGACACCTTTTCTGAGAGAGGAGAAGGGCACTCTACGTCACTGTCCTCCACAGAGCACAGCGGTGCCCGATGCCCTCTTGCCTTCCACTTGACTGCCGCGTCTTCTTCAAAAACATCATCATCTCCCATGTCAGCAGAGCAGAACTCTCCATTTTTTGCCAGTGCATGAGAAGGGTATGCCTCTGGCTCTGAGATTCTGTGGATCCTGTTTGTATTTGAGACCTgagagaaagaaaacaggtagcGGAGCAGGGCCTTGCCCTTTGCTCCTTCACTGTCCACTTTCTCTTGCAGAAGTGGAATCCATATGCTACCATGGCTGATTCTAGCCTCTGAAACATTGGTGCAGGCTGCAGAAAAGGGCAGACCAGAAGCATCATCATTATGTGTGGAGTCACTGATAGGCAGGTCCTTGATGTGGCTCATCTTTTCCTTATGGGGAAAACAACTGATCTGCGGCTGGAGTTCTGGAACTGGTGCCAACTTTCCTTCAGATCTTGTGGATTCAATGAAGGTGAGGTTCTTTAAGGCTGCCTGATCCATGTTGTTCAGAGATTTGGAGACGGTTAGAGATTGACTTCTGTCCCTGGACTTCAGCGCACAGGTTTCCACTCTCTTGGGTACTGGCTGTAACGCATCATGAGAGATTACAGTCACAGTGACCCCTGTGGTCAAGCCGTCAGTGCTTTTCAACCTAACAGCACACTGCATGGGACTGTGGTGGTGAGAGCCAGAGAAAGCTACACCAGCACTGAAGGCACAGTGCACGGCAAAgcatggaatggaaaacaaagagaaTGAAAAGAGAGACAACAGTCATTACAGCAATGAAAAGTAAAAGGACTATGGTAACATGATGAACACAGTGAGAGCTGGTGGTCCCCATTAATGAGAAGACCCAGGGTGCTACAGGTCATTCTGGCCAAAGATGCCTACTATGCTCATGTGTATATCCACACCCAAATATTAGAAAAGCAGTAGATTTAACAAGGGTGGGATGAGAAATGACTGTTTCTTGAGCTTATTGTTAACAAAAGTGCCTCCAAttccacccctctcccccccaacaacccccacTGCTGGAACCTTTGGTAGTAAAAGCTCAGCAGATGACCTCTGTAAAGACACCAGAGGAGGGTGAGTACAGTGTTGATTCTCAGATCTGTGAAATCAGACTGAATGGGTACTTtgaagaaaatggaaaataagcaTAGGAAGGGACCAGCAGTTTCTTTTAAGCCTCTGATCCCTGTGGGCTGAATTGAGCCCAGGTATTCAAAGCTGGACTTTATCTGGGAATcagtactgaatatccaggtcacaGTGACCACCCAGAAGCTAACTGCACTCAGATCAGTGCATGGTTAGCTTggcagataaagttaggacagcctttttgttGTCCTAACTTTATTCATTTACTTAaccacttaggcccagattctcgaaCTGGCACCGAAATCAGTGaccaccttaaaagtggctgctgatCACGTCAATCGCTTCGGCACCAGTTTTGGAATCTCATCGAcgtgaaagataggcaccggaaatgtaggccagggttttccatgtCTACCTTTCCAGTGCTTATCTTCATGTGAATTGCACCTAAGtagctttaggctgcctaacaccacttccgtcattggccatgcctactttggcattcggcagcctaaagcgcctatgtaggtacGATTCTGGCGCTGATTTTCTAGGCGGCAGTATGCGcctcaaatctcagttaaaaacgCCATTTGGATGGTGTTTATATCAGAGGTATGGGTGCCTACTGGTGCTggtttgagaatccgggccttagtggaCAGAATATTGTTGCTAACCGCTTTGTCTAAGCTCTGCCCATGGAAC
This window contains:
- the MARCHF8 gene encoding E3 ubiquitin-protein ligase MARCH8 isoform X2, which encodes MGTDAQKAGSPTSVSAPHSFPRTSVTPSNQDICSAGVAFSGSHHHSPMQCAVRLKSTDGLTTGVTVTVISHDALQPVPKRVETCALKSRDRSQSLTVSKSLNNMDQAALKNLTFIESTRSEGKLAPVPELQPQISCFPHKEKMSHIKDLPISDSTHNDDASGLPFSAACTNVSEARISHGSIWIPLLQEKVDSEGAKGKALLRYLFSFSQVSNTNRIHRISEPEAYPSHALAKNGEFCSADMGDDDVFEEDAAVKWKARGHRAPLCSVEDSDVECPSPLSEKVSPVSLISMSGDVCRICHCEGDDENPLITPCHCTGSLHFVHQACLQQWIKSSDTRCCELCKYDFIMETKLKPLRKWELLQMTSSEKRKIMCSVTFHIIAITCVVWSLYVLIDRTAEEIKLGQSTGILEWPFWTKLVVVAIGFTGGLLFMYVQCKVYVQLWKRLKAYNRVIYVQNCPETSKKPISEKPALVEPSSENKDMLGIPRSDTHALHYTTPPHYTNPSLYRDPQDCGAVILHV
- the MARCHF8 gene encoding E3 ubiquitin-protein ligase MARCH8 isoform X3, giving the protein MNLPLYQTSIVPARDFRACRPIRSKTKEKEKEEQNEKALGHSVSCSSNISKAGSPTSVSAPHSFPRTSVTPSNQDICSAGVAFSGSHHHSPMQCAVRLKSTDGLTTGVTVTVISHDALQPVPKRVETCALKSRDRSQSLTVSKSLNNMDQAALKNLTFIESTRSEGKLAPVPELQPQISCFPHKEKMSHIKDLPISDSTHNDDASGLPFSAACTNVSEARISHGSIWIPLLQEKVDSEGAKGKALLRYLFSFSQVSNTNRIHRISEPEAYPSHALAKNGEFCSADMGDDDVFEEDAAVKWKARGHRAPLCSVEDSDVECPSPLSEKVSPVSLISMSGDVCRICHCEGDDENPLITPCHCTGSLHFVHQACLQQWIKSSDTRCCELCKYDFIMETKLKPLRKWELLQMTSSEKRKIMCSVTFHIIAITCVVWSLYVLIDRTAEEIKLGQSTGKQIKVHMDVKDMFAASRNYIIHKRQPCLGVQNIRRYSSEVLHYEKIII